One part of the Candidatus Angelobacter sp. genome encodes these proteins:
- a CDS encoding GH25 family lysozyme: MTITSLSIRAPEAKAFRRRSSVVICTLACVLFFSASGPATLPPFREAVVPAADVPPPPQGPDISPVSFARGIDISRSAGEPTLQDFENIRRQGYRFVIVNGWGGVHPNGHACAQLSRARSAGLLTAGYCYLNFASAFDGGRQIREALAAFGDESAHVGFLAIDVETSSRNQLSPGLQSEPPDAFAQQQAATRIAEAVQEVQRTGLNVVIYTKKDDWQQVTGDTQQFSNLPLWHPKTIGGDDLKQPDLANPGCTFGGWTTRTGKQYALDTVLDNPMIQVDLNIFDLRVFSARGANSIETAGLRVAASD; the protein is encoded by the coding sequence ATGACAATTACGTCCCTCAGCATACGAGCCCCGGAAGCGAAGGCGTTTCGTCGCCGAAGCTCGGTTGTCATCTGCACGCTGGCCTGTGTGCTGTTTTTCTCCGCATCGGGCCCCGCAACACTGCCGCCATTTCGTGAGGCCGTTGTGCCGGCAGCGGACGTTCCGCCTCCTCCACAGGGTCCCGACATTTCCCCCGTCTCGTTTGCCCGCGGAATCGACATTTCGCGCTCTGCCGGTGAACCCACTTTGCAGGATTTCGAGAACATCAGGCGCCAAGGCTACCGCTTCGTCATCGTCAACGGCTGGGGAGGTGTGCATCCCAACGGCCACGCCTGCGCCCAGTTGAGCCGGGCGCGAAGCGCGGGACTGCTCACCGCCGGTTATTGCTATTTGAATTTTGCTTCCGCGTTTGACGGAGGCCGCCAGATTCGCGAGGCCCTTGCCGCGTTTGGTGACGAATCCGCCCACGTCGGTTTCCTCGCGATTGATGTCGAAACCAGCTCGCGGAATCAACTCTCACCGGGGTTGCAATCGGAGCCGCCGGACGCATTTGCGCAGCAACAAGCCGCAACACGGATTGCCGAAGCGGTTCAAGAAGTGCAACGAACAGGGTTGAATGTCGTCATCTATACGAAAAAAGACGACTGGCAGCAAGTAACTGGAGATACTCAACAGTTCAGCAACCTGCCTCTCTGGCATCCGAAAACGATCGGCGGTGACGACCTCAAACAACCCGACCTGGCAAACCCCGGTTGCACTTTTGGTGGATGGACGACGCGCACGGGCAAACAGTACGCATTGGACACGGTCCTGGACAACCCGATGATCCAGGTTGATTTGAACATCTTTGACCTGAGGGTGTTTTCGGCGCGTGGTGCAAATTCCATCGAAACCGCAGGCTTGCGGGTCGCCGCGTCTGACTAG